TGGCCGACGCCCTCATCGAGAACATCCAGCGTGAGGACCTCGACATCCTCGAGGAAGCTGCCGCCTACGTATCCTTACTGGAAGATTTCGACATGACTCACGACGCCGTCGCCGAGCGGGTCGGAAAGAGTCGGTCGGCGGTCACCAACACGATTCGGTTGCTCAAACTGCCCGCCGCGATCCAGTCACTCCTCGTATCGGGTGATCTGGCCCCGGGTGCAGCCCGAGCGCTTCTCGGACTCGATGACGAGGCCGCCGCCATCAGGATCGGGGAGCGGGCGGCGTCGGAGGGTTGGCCGGTTCGCCGGGTCGAAGACGCCGTGCGCGCCGCCCGTGAGGTGCCAGAGTCTGCCATGCCGTCCACGGCATCTGTCGAGCCGAAGCTACGACCCGCGCAGATCGTCGCCCTCGAGGAGAGGCTCGCCGGTGTGCTCGGGACTCCCGTCGCCATCACGTACGGCCGGGGCGGGGGAGGGCGGTTGACCGTCCGCTTCGGCTCGGTCGACGATCTCGAGCGGATATACCGAGCGATGATCGGATCACCCCCGGCCTGAGGGGGTGCGCGAATAGGCTCGCCTCGGGATCAGGTTTCGGCTTGCCACAAGCCGAAACCTGATGAAGCCAGCGACCTATTCGCGCACCCCCTGAGGCGTCAGTCGGCGCCAACCACGGCGTCTCGGTCGCTCTCCAGCCACACCTCGATGGCCCGAGCCACGGCGCGTCCCACCGCGGGGTCGAGATGAGGCAGCACCACCACCACCGCTGGCGCCCGGGTCTCTCGCAACAGAGGT
Above is a genomic segment from Acidimicrobiia bacterium containing:
- a CDS encoding ParB/RepB/Spo0J family partition protein, whose product is MAVARKSGLGRGLDALLAVAPEEAAREGYAVVAIGVIVPNPRQPRTRFDDDALESLAASIARVGMLQPLVVSPGEADGTYRLVAGERRLRASRLAGLSEVPVIIRESDDESSLADALIENIQREDLDILEEAAAYVSLLEDFDMTHDAVAERVGKSRSAVTNTIRLLKLPAAIQSLLVSGDLAPGAARALLGLDDEAAAIRIGERAASEGWPVRRVEDAVRAAREVPESAMPSTASVEPKLRPAQIVALEERLAGVLGTPVAITYGRGGGGRLTVRFGSVDDLERIYRAMIGSPPA